In bacterium YEK0313, one genomic interval encodes:
- the echA8_10 gene encoding putative enoyl-CoA hydratase echA8 yields MDAVVIERRGAVAVIRLNQPETMNAISPEVKAGLGAGVPALVDDPAVRCIVITGTGNAFCAGGDLRNMQDRRAPQVMERMHQTYAWVERLVNGRTPVVAAVNGAAAGAGFSLAMLCDLVLVSDTASFRAGFPNIGAAPDLGLAYTLPRVIGVQRARELLLTNRRVAADEAVALGIALRAVPAASLMDEAMALATTIATGPSLSLGLTKMLLNEALGPTFPAFLDKEAMAQAVAFGGDQFAEGVRAFLEKRKPDFTAI; encoded by the coding sequence GTGGACGCGGTGGTGATCGAGAGACGCGGCGCGGTGGCGGTGATCCGGCTCAACCAGCCCGAAACGATGAATGCCATCAGCCCGGAGGTCAAAGCCGGGCTGGGCGCGGGGGTGCCGGCACTGGTCGACGACCCGGCCGTGCGCTGCATCGTCATCACCGGAACCGGCAATGCCTTCTGCGCCGGCGGCGACCTGCGCAACATGCAGGACCGGCGGGCGCCCCAGGTGATGGAGCGCATGCATCAGACCTATGCCTGGGTCGAGCGGCTGGTCAACGGCCGCACGCCCGTCGTCGCCGCCGTCAACGGCGCGGCCGCCGGTGCCGGCTTCTCGCTCGCCATGCTCTGCGACCTCGTGCTGGTGTCGGACACGGCCTCGTTCCGCGCCGGCTTCCCGAATATCGGCGCGGCGCCCGATCTCGGCCTAGCCTACACCCTGCCGCGCGTCATCGGCGTCCAGCGCGCCCGCGAGCTGCTCCTGACCAACCGGCGCGTCGCCGCCGACGAGGCGGTGGCGCTCGGCATCGCCCTGCGCGCGGTGCCGGCGGCCAGCCTGATGGACGAAGCCATGGCGCTGGCCACCACCATCGCGACCGGACCGTCGCTGTCGCTCGGCCTGACCAAGATGCTGCTCAACGAGGCGCTCGGCCCGACCTTCCCCGCCTTCCTGGACAAGGAGGCGATGGCCCAGGCGGTCGCCTTCGGCGGCGACCAGTTCGCCGAGGGCGTCCGCGCATTCCTGGAGAAACGCAAACCCGACTTCACAGCCATTTGA